The Setaria viridis chromosome 9, Setaria_viridis_v4.0, whole genome shotgun sequence sequence CAGGACGAGACGCTGGGGAAGAAGAGTACAAAGCACAATAGCACATGGCCCGATGCAGCACAGAAGCTTCAGAAGCCCTCGTCTCAAACCGACGAAGCAAAACACCGAAATAATTTACTCCGATTTCCTCACGCACTTTTACACCCACGCCCCTAGCAAACCTCACATTACACAACAACGCCACGCCACACCCACAGCTTAGCCTAGCCGGCCGGAGAtcgcgctcccgctcccgctcctactcgtcgtcgccgccgtcgccgccgaagaGCGAGGAGCGGTAGTAGAGCAGggcgaggatgaggaggagcatGAGCGCGACGCCGACGGGCGAGCCGCCGACGCGGTGGACGGCGTCGGGGGACCCGCCGAAGGCGAAGACGTCGgccagcgccgcggcgccgcggtcgGAGGAGAGGACGCGGATGAGGAAGAGCAGGCAcacggggaggaggagcaggcccACGGGGCTCAGCAGCTCCGCCACGGCCTCCGTCAGCGCCTCCCCGCCGTCTCCCAGGAACAGCGGCCCCGCCACCACGaggcccaccaccaccgccagcagcaGCCCGTGCGGCGCCCCGCGagggccgcccccgccccctccccctccccctccccctcccccgccgtaGTAGTActcgtccgccgcgccggccattTATTGCCGCTGCCTGTGTGAGATCTCTCTCGGTCTCGCTCTCGTACGTGGGGTGGGGGTGGGAATGGGAATGGGAGGTGGAGAAGATTTTAGAGAGAGCGGCGGGGCTAGGGCCTAGGGGTGGGGTGGGAGTGTGAATGAGCAGCGAGGGAGAGGGTCACGTGGGGTGGGGGGACTGAGGAAGTGAGAGGAGCGGTAGATCACAGGAGAGGAAAGGGTATACGGGGTAGGGGTGCCGTGGTGGTCGGGGCACTGCAGATGGGCTCGTTCCAAATCCCTGTCGGTTTCTTTCTTTAATTGAAGAGAGGTTCAGCAAATGCTTAAGCCTGAATCCCAAAGGTACACGTACACTGCACGCATTTCTTAATTCTCTGAGGACAGTTCGGGCTAGAGAATCTTGAAACCTAATTACCTACCCATTGGCCTTTGCCTGCACAAACACGAGTGGGAACCCTCATCGCTTGCCACATCAGCCGACAATTAGCATGAATGCGTGACACTTGAAAATGAACTAGGTAGGTCAGATCCCGGTGCCTCCCCGGGAAGAGATCTCGGATCCTCAGTTCCGGGCATGTGATTCCAGGCAGCTGGCCTCGTCGCACCATCGCTCGCCGGAGTAAACAAAACGAACCATGGCAGGGCAGGCAGGCTAAACAGTAAACACACATGCTCGTTTGGCACCCAACCAACCAGATTCTACCAGAAAACAGAACACGTGGCAATTCTTTGCAAACCATAAAAATAGGTGGTAAGAATCCGTCACACCAATCCTCCGTGACCAACCCTTGCGGggagccatccccatcaattgaAATTTCCAACAATAATTCGAAAATCTTTATAAACCTCAACCATATCCTCGGAATAATGTTCAACTTTGTTGCAAGCCTGCAGCTAATGCCTTAATATGCGCCTTGAGTTACAAAATTGGTATCAACGAATCATGCTACAACACTCAGAGCCCGTGAATCTAGCATGAAACATCCAGGACAGCCACTGCACCTGCTTTTGCATTCACCACAATTCTATCATCTGGAGATGAACAAAGCTCTGCTTAGTGTAGTTATAAAAGAGAGGAGTGGCTTCCACATTGTTGACTCTCCTTGTAGGCAGGTGCCAGGTGATCAGTGCTTTGATGAGCTCATCATCTAAATTGCTATTCCTCCATCTCGTCCTCTGACCCATCCTCCAGTCCATCCTCAGTTTCTTCTTGTCCTTCTACCTCTTCCTCAGTTGCTTCCCCCTTTCCCACGGCTTCCTTTGCCACTGTAACATAAACGAAAATCAGGAAACgaacaaaaatgaaaaatgacATTTAAGAATAACTTAAGGTGGGACACTGCAGCATCAGAGGTAACTCACCAGGCCAAGGGTATAAGACATCTCCTGAACATAGCCCACCCTCAACTTTAACTAGGCGCATAGTCATCCTTGGTCCGACCTCCTGGAGTCTGACAGCGCTTTTTCTTGATGCCTTGTTTAATTTGTCAACATCACTTGGTAGGCTTACTGTTGCTGCTTCATCATCAACTTCACTTTCTGATCCATATCCAGCTCTGGCAAGAATGTGAATATAAGGGTTTATTACACAAAGCTAAATGGATATGGATCAGGCACTATTATTTGAATAATCACAGTTGCCAAATTGAAAGTAAACAATCTTTTGAGTAAAATAAACTGGCACAGCAAACAAGCAAATGACAAGTTGAGAGGGACCGGATTGTTTCAGGTAAAAAATAAGACATTCCACTGAGGCACACAACCAGAGAGcatttcaggaaaaaaaaaaaggacatgaCCTGGTACCAGGTAGTGTTCCCTAAACTTCTGATTCTGACTATGCATTATAGACATTGCAGGGCTAATGTTATATGGTCTTTTTTGCATGAACCAATCTTTTAGGGAGGTGAATGAAGGTGCTTTTACTTATTACCCATTTCTCCGCCACACTAAAATCCATTATCTGAAGTTCAATGCCTGCTAAGTGCTGAATTtcggtattttttttcttatgattAGATTTTTCACTTTGTTCTCTGGTTCCTGGATGCTCAAACATTGTACATAGTTAGCTAGCCCTGGGATACCTCATAGTAAGTAGTAACCATCATATGCACTGGCAGGGTCTCTCAATGTAGTGGCATCTCTAATCTAAATATTAACTCTGGatgctattcttttttttattgaagAAGCAACACAGAATGGAGAGTAATCACTAAAACTTTATTATTTTGCATCATATCGGTCATAAGTTTTATTCCTTCTTTCAGCTTTATTGTTCGTCTGTTCTTTGCTGAAAACAAATGCATAACATTTCCCGAAAGTTTACACCATGCGTGCAACATATATAGCTCCAGCCTTCTAGAGATTCCATATAGGTGGTTACATAATTTATCTGGAGGTCTCACTAATTTCCAATGCTCAAGAAGCAAGTACTTGATGGTTCTCTTCACAGTAGTTAGCATTTCGGCCTGAAGCTTTTATGCCTATGCTAGGTCACTGTTGAGATCATCTGTAAGCTGTAATTTTATATGTTCAGCTTAACATGCCACAGCTATAGCTAATAATGGATGGATGGCCTGCTCAGTTGCTTGGCCTATGTATATTTCAGATTACTAATGAGGAGCTTCATATTACACAAAGATCTTAGTGTGCGCTAGTCCAACAGTAACATGTTGGATGTAGCCGACTCACATAACTTATCAGTATCTGTTTGCGCATTGTCAAGATAATATCATACTACCATGCAATCCTTCTTCTCCTATTAGAACTTGTAACGTAAATGACAACACTTATCTGTAGCTGTAGTTGCTGGCCGCGGTGTATCACAGTCTTCTTAGAGTCAGTTATGCTACTAGTTGTATCGGCACACTACATTTCCCCAAGTCTATGCTCCAAAAACCCTTATTTTCAATAATCTCCCTTTTGCACTCAATTGAGTTGAGTACTTTGAAATTACTGAGCATTAGTAACTAATGCataatatgaaaatattatatCAATATTATTCAGATGAGGTCCCAGCAAAAGAGTAAAGCACCCATGTAATATTGGTTACATTTTGATAGAGACATACAACAATGCGATGTTACACAGCATGTTTCCCAAATCTTTACAGGGGAATATTTCGAATTCTGAAATGGACTTTGAAAAAGATTCTTCAAAAAATGGTATTGATATAAAATGGTGTATTTCATGTTCTTTCAGTCTATGGTGCCCCCAAGAAGGAACTCAAATTTATCAAAATAGTTATGTGCAGCCCATATACAAGTTTAAATTTGTGTTGTTAGCTACCATGCTTTTCTAGGCAAATCAGCATTCCTGGAAAATATAAAATATCTCATTTTAATATAATGGCAAAACAGAACTTACTTTGTCACGTAATCACTAACATCTTTAAGGTCTCTTAGATCAGGAACTTGATTGTTCTGCATGAGCTTTCTAATCCTGCGACTGACCCCAACAGGCTGAAGCTTGATGGAGTAATGCCGGAAATCGATAACCTCCTTCTCTTTATCATATTTTAACAATAGAATCCTCTGACATTCTGCCAGCTTGACCTATTATGCCAAATACAGTATTATTATCAGAATATGCTGGTACAATAACATTAGGTCCCATCCTAAATTTATTGCACAATACATACAGTGCTTGGGTCAACAGCAGGGACCATATGCTGAAAGTACTCAACCAAACTCTCGAAAGGGTTGCCAAGACCAGAAAACCCGCTGAGGACAACCTGCCCAATCCATAAATTCAACATGAAAACAAGGTATCAGAGAACAATAAAGAATCTTCATCAAAACTATCTTAAAACAATTCTCAAATCTCAACATTAGTGCCATATACCAGAGGAGAGTTCTTAAATATCCCTGGTGGGCACCTCGGCCGCTTCTGCGAGTTTGCAATGTCCGCCGCAAGTGCATActcctctatctgaaaagtgaAGGTTGGGCCCTGTGGCGAATTGGCAAAGCGCAAGTGCGGCAGGCTCTTGGGGTTCGAGAGGATCAAGAAATGCGTCACACCCAACGGACCGGCGACATTGACAAAGTCCTTGAGGTTAttccgcttcttctcctgtcAATTGTTTCAAGAAGAAGACACCAAAATTCCAGGTCGTGAGCACCCAAATAAGCGCAGCCACTAATTGATTGCTCAAGTAAGCTAGTACGGCACAAAGGGATAGGGATGGACCTTGAGATTGAGAGCGGTGTAGGGGAGCATGACCTTGCGGAGGTCCTGCTGGAGGTGGCGGAGCGTGGAGGGGAGCTTGCCGCGGGAGAAAACGAAGCTCTTGGGGATCTTGGCGCCCGTGATCTGGTCGACGTTCGCCAGCGCCGCCTGCTGCTTCCGAAGCTTCGTCGCGGGGATCCGCGGCCCGAGGCCCCGCCTCTTCCCTTGCCCGGACCTTGGTTGGCGCATGGCCGCTCAGTTGGACGAACACACAAATGATTGAGCCCGCGCCTCGATCAGGAACCAAGTAATCTCAATctcgcgcgctgaggaagaataACCATGGATGGATGAATGGGTTGGGTTAGTGAAGTTATCACGCAGCGCAGGAATTCACGAGTAACGCCGCTCGTGGAACAAGGGAATACATCCAGTAGAGCTAGGATTACTTACCAACAAGAAAGCAATCGACGTCCTGGCGGAAACCGAGAGCAAGCAGCGGCAGCGGACCAAGGAGCAGCGAgcggaggagccggcggcggagagaggCGACTCGGCGGCTTCGCTTTGTCGGTTTGGGGGGTTCAGGGTTTGGTCATCGCCTCATCGGAGAGGGACAATAATACTAGAGGTAGGGATGCTGGGTCGAGGCCTTCTGCCCTGGGCCAAAGGTGGCACTGTGGACCAATGGCACAAAACGGCCCAATAGTAATTTTGTACGATGATCTTGTTAAGTTTTCAATAGTTTTATGGTTTTggtatatttaatatttttctaaacTATTATGACGTATATATATCCTCCTCTTCCTGTAGAGTCTATCTCCCCATCAGTCGATTGATACTTGACTTTAACTTTTTCTGTGAGTCGATGTTTCCAACCGTTAGATGAAGAATCAACATTAACCCTATGCGGTCGGTGCCCCCCTCCCTCCACCACCCACTCCGGCGGCGTCCCTGCCGCCTCTGTCTCTCCCGCCTCCACTGCTGACCGCCGAGCCGCTCAAGAGCTCCCTTTATAGCCGGGTAGCAAAGGTAAGCCCTTAAACCCTGATCCTAACCCAGACTCTCTTCCCCATTCAATTTAGTACAAATTTAGGTCACTAATGGTTGAGCTAGATCTCATTCGATCGAGGAGTAAAACTCATTTCTATATCAAATTCATCGCCAGTGCTTCGTTGTCGCAGAGAGTCCAATTTGCAAAAATTTCGACAAGTAGATGTGGACACGACACGTCAGGGCTCAGGACTAGTAGAGAGTAGTGTGGCACGGCGAGCCGGCGAGGTAAAGTGGAGGActcccgcgcggccgcgcctcgccgccactccccccccccccccccccccccccccccccccccccccaaaacgGCTATGCCACGAgtgcggccgctgccgcgcccaCCAGAGACCAGACCCCGCGAGCCAGGCAGCCAGCGCGCCCCCGTCAAATACTCCGCACCCGCCACCTCCGGCCGCGCGCGTCTCGCAGACGCCCACaggggagagagaaaataaaGCTGCCGGCCGAGACAAGGCGCGAAGCTTGCCTGCAgaggcaccgccgccaccgggctCCGCGATGGCGTCGGAGCTCATCTTCCGCGGGCACGAGGAGTCCCTCCCCACGGGCGCGCCCGGGCACACGCCCAAGCCGCACCACAAGCCGCTAGCGGCGCGCCCGCTCCGGTACCTCCTCGCGGAGCAGCGCCTCCTCTTCGCGCTCCTGGGCATggccctcgccgcggccgtcTTCCTCAACGCGCCGTCCGCGTCGGGCACCGCAGCCACCTCCTCATCCACAAACCCAGGCgccggcagcgccgccaccacggTCGCTGCGGGGCTCGCGCGACGCCAGGACGCCCACGCCGCGGTGGgcggggagcgggagcggcgcgcggcgcgggtgcCGCTGGGCGTCCGGCTTCGCGTCCGGCGCGTGCTGGTGACGGGCGGTGCCGGGTTCGTGGGCAGCCACCTGGTGGACCGTCTCCTGGAGCGCGGCGACAGCGTGATCGTGGTGGACAACTTCTTCACGGGGCGCAAGGAGAACCTGGCGCACCACGACCCAGCGACAGCGGCGCTGGAGGTGATCCGGCACGACGTGGTGGAGCCGGCGCTGCTGGAGGTGGACCGGATCTACCACCTGGCGTGCCCGGCGTCGCCGGTGCACTACAAGCACAACCCCGTGAAGACGGCCAAGACCAGCGTGGTGGGGACGCTCAACATGCTGGGCCTCGCCAAGCGCGTCGGCGCGCGGTTCCTGCTCACCAGCACCAGCGAGGTGTACGGCGACCCGCTGCAGCACCCGCAGGTGGAGACCTACTGGGGCAACGTCAACCCCATCGGTAAGAATCGATCGATCGCCAAGGCATTTGCTGCGTCGTCGTCGGTGATCGAAGGGCATTGTTGTTGCGTCGCGCAGGTGTCCGGAGCTGCTACGACGAGGGCAAGCGCACGGCGGAGACGCTGGCCATGGACTACCACCGCGCCGCCAACCTCGAGGTGAGGATCGCCCGGATCTTCAACACCTACGGGCCACGCATGTGCATCGACGACGGCCGGGTCGTCAGCAACTTCGTCGCGCAGGCGTTGAGGAAGGAGCCCCTGACAGTCTACGGCGACGGCAAGCAGACGAGGAGCTTCCAGTACGTGTCGGACCTGGTATGGTAACGCCCAACAAGCCCACAACGCCCTCCACCCCTCTCTCGACAAGCTTCTCGTAAACGCGTGGCACACACAACACAACGCTCCGGCTCCCCCATCGCACTCCACTCCGCGCCCACTGCATGAAGAGAACCCGCCCGCACGCCACCAAAGTGCGCGAGGCCAGCGCATGGCAGAATCCGCCTGCGCCGCGCGCCCTCGGTGCCAAGTGCGCGCGCGCATGCGCGCCATGCCCGCGACGGCACGGCGCGGTGCTGACGAGTGGCaaccggccgtcgtcgtcgctcctGAACTCTCTGTAGAAGCAGGACACTAATGGAGTCTGGACCACGCCAATCCAAAGCCCCCAGACACAGCTAGcatggcattggcattggcGGCCGAACACCTAACAGCTTTGGCAAGCAGTAATGGCCTTAACGCCGAAACAAGCAATCAATCATACAAGAACCACCCGGGCCATTTCTAGCTGACTAGCTCGCGCCAAAGACACCCTTCAACCTTCGGCGCGCGATCTGCCTAGCTTCTTGTGGTTCACGGGCATCGTCTTGTCGCAGCAGTAGAAAGCATACCCTTTTGTGCACAGGACAAAAGCTTTGTTTTTGTGCAGAAGACGATGCAAAAGCTCTATTTTTGAACGAACGCGAgctctctatttttttcttctggCAGAAGACAAGATTTTATCTTCTTTGTGCACAAGAAAGACAAACCTAGAGCACAAAAGACAGCACGTCAAAACTGAATTACTACATGTTGAACTTTTTTAAAGTGCCATGAAAGAATGGCTCCGCACATGTGCATCTCATGGTAGGATATCTGACGATGGATGGGCAGGTGGAGGGTCTGATGAAGCTGATGGAGGGGGAGCACGTGGGCCCGTTCAACCTGGGGAACCCCGGCGAGTTCACGATGCTGGAGTTGGCCAGGGTGGTGCAGGAGACCATCGACCGGGGCGCGCGCATCGAGTTCCGCCCCAACACCGCCGACGACCCGCACAAGCGCAAGCCGGACATCGCCCGCGCCAAGCAGCTGCTCGGGTGGGAACCCAAGGTGCCGCTCCGCGAGGGGCTCCCGCTCATGGTCCAGGACTTCCGCGCCCGCATCTTCGGAGACGGCCAGCAGGCAGCGCAGCCGCAGGTATAGCTAGGGTAGGCCACGGCCATGGCGGCCGCGAGGAGGGAGCCGGTCGATAGATCTAGCAGCCGAAATCCTCTCTACATGTACGCGATCGAGATGCTGATCCGGAGATAGATCATGTTGTGGCCGAGCGTCCACGAGCTTGAGCTGCTCTTGATCATGTGGATGTGTAGCGAGTAATTTGCATGCGAAATTGTAATTCGTGCTGGAATGTCAGCACATGCAGGCATATTGAGCGGTAGGATGTAGTGTAGCCTATGAACATGGCATCAGTTCAGAGATGAATGCTTGTTCAgttgttcagacttcagagatgATGAGTTAATGTAATGAGCTTGTGTCTAGCTTTGCCTTTGTGGCCTTGTTGTGTTACTGGATCTGCCAAAATAACAGCTATCCTCTCTGCCTGACAATGCCGATGCTAGACGAATGCATTGACCATGGCAATGAGGTCGACCACGAATGGCCAAGACGCTGTTGCAGTAATGCAGTTGCAGGATGGGGGGCAGCACGAAGAGGCGGAGAGCCGAGGCACACAGCTGGGCCTGACACGAAACGTCGAATTACTCCATCGATAAACGGGCCGAATCAACTCCGTGGGCCTACAGATAGCAACAGAAGCAGCCCACGACGACCACA is a genomic window containing:
- the LOC117839932 gene encoding uncharacterized protein — protein: MAGAADEYYYGGGGGGGGGGGGGGPRGAPHGLLLAVVVGLVVAGPLFLGDGGEALTEAVAELLSPVGLLLLPVCLLFLIRVLSSDRGAAALADVFAFGGSPDAVHRVGGSPVGVALMLLLILALLYYRSSLFGGDGGDDE
- the LOC117839931 gene encoding peter Pan-like protein is translated as MRQPRSGQGKRRGLGPRIPATKLRKQQAALANVDQITGAKIPKSFVFSRGKLPSTLRHLQQDLRKVMLPYTALNLKEKKRNNLKDFVNVAGPLGVTHFLILSNPKSLPHLRFANSPQGPTFTFQIEEYALAADIANSQKRPRCPPGIFKNSPLVVLSGFSGLGNPFESLVEYFQHMVPAVDPSTVKLAECQRILLLKYDKEKEVIDFRHYSIKLQPVGVSRRIRKLMQNNQVPDLRDLKDVSDYVTKAGYGSESEVDDEAATVSLPSDVDKLNKASRKSAVRLQEVGPRMTMRLVKVEGGLCSGDVLYPWPVAKEAVGKGEATEEEVEGQEETEDGLEDGSEDEMEE
- the LOC117840077 gene encoding UDP-glucuronic acid decarboxylase 2; amino-acid sequence: MASELIFRGHEESLPTGAPGHTPKPHHKPLAARPLRYLLAEQRLLFALLGMALAAAVFLNAPSASGTAATSSSTNPGAGSAATTVAAGLARRQDAHAAVGGERERRAARVPLGVRLRVRRVLVTGGAGFVGSHLVDRLLERGDSVIVVDNFFTGRKENLAHHDPATAALEVIRHDVVEPALLEVDRIYHLACPASPVHYKHNPVKTAKTSVVGTLNMLGLAKRVGARFLLTSTSEVYGDPLQHPQVETYWGNVNPIGVRSCYDEGKRTAETLAMDYHRAANLEVRIARIFNTYGPRMCIDDGRVVSNFVAQALRKEPLTVYGDGKQTRSFQYVSDLVEGLMKLMEGEHVGPFNLGNPGEFTMLELARVVQETIDRGARIEFRPNTADDPHKRKPDIARAKQLLGWEPKVPLREGLPLMVQDFRARIFGDGQQAAQPQV